From Roseovarius sp. EL26, the proteins below share one genomic window:
- a CDS encoding GntR family transcriptional regulator yields MNKPDKKIGQVVQTAGRLPAHEVVYRRLRDLILFGDLTPGQPVTIQGLTERLETGMTPVREAIRRLTAESALEFQGNRRVCVPLLNADNISELILARQWLDPHLALRATERATLEDLDFLTAIDSDHDNAIRKGDLKSYLELNYKFHKRLYKIADAPILADLADGLWLRFGPSLRVVCGRMGTQNLPDKHKEVLNAMHARDAEAAARAIREDVIQGMEQVRHALEIEAAQH; encoded by the coding sequence ATGAACAAGCCAGACAAAAAAATCGGCCAAGTGGTTCAAACAGCAGGAAGATTGCCTGCGCATGAGGTTGTATACCGCCGGTTAAGGGACCTGATTTTGTTTGGTGATTTAACACCGGGACAACCCGTAACAATTCAGGGTTTGACCGAGCGATTGGAGACGGGCATGACCCCGGTCCGCGAGGCAATCCGGCGCCTTACGGCTGAAAGCGCGTTGGAGTTTCAGGGTAACCGGCGCGTGTGTGTTCCGCTTTTGAATGCGGATAATATCAGCGAGTTAATTCTTGCAAGACAATGGCTTGACCCGCATCTGGCACTTCGCGCGACAGAACGTGCGACGCTGGAGGATCTGGATTTTCTTACAGCGATTGATTCGGATCATGACAATGCCATTAGAAAAGGGGACCTAAAAAGCTATCTGGAGCTTAATTATAAGTTTCACAAGCGGTTGTATAAAATTGCGGATGCGCCGATTCTTGCAGATCTGGCTGACGGGTTGTGGTTACGTTTTGGCCCATCTTTGCGTGTTGTTTGTGGCCGGATGGGAACGCAGAACCTGCCTGATAAACATAAAGAAGTTCTGAATGCTATGCATGCACGGGATGCTGAGGCCGCGGCCCGCGCCATTCGTGAGGATGTGATTCAAGGGATGGAGCAAGTGCGTCACGCTTTAGAGATTGAAGCCGCGCAGCATTGA
- a CDS encoding aspartate aminotransferase family protein translates to MTVISNHMPTAELQALDAAHHLHPFTNGGELNEKGVRVITRATGSTLTDSEGNEILDAMAGLWCVNVGYGRKEMAEVAARQMLELPYYNTFFQTTHVPAIALSERLAKLSPYDLNHVFYAGSGSEANDTNIRLVRTYWAEKGHPGKKTIIARKNGYHGSTVGSGSLGGMTGMHAQGGMPIPDIHHIDQPNWYAEGGDMDPNEFGLQRARALEEAILELGEDKVAAFIGEPIQGAGGVIIPPETYWPEIQRICEKYNILLIADEVITGFGRTGNWFGSETFNIKPHIMTIAKGLSSGYAPIGGSLVCDEVAEVLNGCEFNHGYTYSGHPVACAVALENLRLLDEEGIVETASKETGPYLKQKWDSLNDHPLVGETQICGMMGSLALTPHKDSRAQFAAEAGTAGLICREHCFANGLIMRHVGDRMVISPPLVITKGDIDALAERAWKALDQAHAQLKSEGLMQAAS, encoded by the coding sequence ATGACAGTCATTTCCAACCATATGCCGACGGCAGAACTTCAGGCGCTTGATGCGGCTCACCATTTGCACCCGTTTACCAATGGCGGCGAGCTGAACGAAAAAGGCGTGCGTGTTATTACACGCGCGACCGGTTCGACCTTGACCGACAGTGAGGGTAACGAAATTCTGGATGCCATGGCGGGCCTGTGGTGTGTGAATGTTGGCTATGGCCGCAAAGAAATGGCCGAAGTGGCTGCGCGCCAGATGCTTGAGCTGCCGTATTACAACACGTTCTTCCAGACCACACACGTTCCGGCGATTGCCTTGTCCGAACGTCTGGCGAAGTTGTCCCCTTACGATCTGAACCATGTGTTTTATGCGGGTTCGGGATCTGAGGCGAATGATACTAACATTCGTCTTGTACGCACCTATTGGGCCGAAAAAGGCCATCCTGGAAAGAAAACCATCATCGCGCGCAAGAATGGCTATCACGGGTCAACGGTGGGCAGTGGTTCGCTGGGTGGTATGACTGGTATGCATGCGCAGGGTGGCATGCCGATCCCGGACATTCATCATATCGACCAGCCAAACTGGTATGCTGAAGGTGGAGACATGGACCCGAATGAATTCGGGCTGCAGCGTGCGCGTGCACTGGAAGAGGCCATTCTGGAACTGGGTGAAGACAAGGTTGCTGCCTTTATCGGTGAGCCTATTCAGGGTGCAGGCGGGGTGATCATTCCGCCAGAAACATATTGGCCGGAAATTCAGCGTATCTGCGAGAAATACAACATCTTGCTGATCGCGGATGAGGTGATCACTGGTTTTGGCCGGACGGGCAACTGGTTTGGTTCAGAAACGTTCAACATCAAGCCGCATATCATGACCATCGCCAAGGGTTTGAGCTCTGGCTATGCGCCAATCGGCGGATCGCTGGTCTGCGATGAGGTGGCTGAGGTGCTGAATGGTTGCGAATTCAATCACGGCTATACCTATTCGGGCCATCCGGTAGCCTGTGCGGTTGCTTTGGAAAACCTGCGCTTGCTGGACGAAGAAGGTATCGTTGAAACAGCGAGTAAAGAAACGGGTCCGTATCTTAAGCAAAAATGGGACAGCCTTAACGACCATCCGTTGGTTGGGGAAACCCAGATCTGTGGCATGATGGGATCTCTGGCTCTGACACCGCATAAAGACAGCCGGGCGCAATTTGCGGCAGAGGCCGGTACGGCGGGTCTGATCTGTCGCGAGCATTGTTTTGCTAATGGTTTGATCATGCGTCATGTGGGAGACCGGATGGTGATTTCGCCTCCACTGGTCATCACCAAGGGTGATATCGATGCATTGGCTGAACGCGCATGGAAGGCGCTGGATCAGGCGCATGCGCAGCTGAAAAGTGAAGGGCTGATGCAAGCGGCTAGCTAA
- a CDS encoding polyamine ABC transporter substrate-binding protein gives MKRLILTTTATLALGALSAAAEEVRVYNWSDYIDEELLAKFEEETGIDLIYDVFDSNEVLETKLLAGGSGYDVVVPTGSFMARQIQAGAFQKLDASQLPNSANMWEPIKDRTALYDPGNEYSINYMWGTTGLGINTAKVAEALGDDAPTDSLALVFDPANMEKLASCGVYFLDAPDEMIPAALKYIGEDPNSMDPEVVEKAEPILAAVRPYIKKFHSSEYINALANGDICVAFGWSGDILQARDRAAEAENGVEIEYNAPKEGALMWFDQMTIPVDAPNPEGAHKFLNFIMDAQNMAAASNYVYYANGNLASQEFLVEDVIDDTAIYPDEETVKNLYIKESYPPKVQRKATRMWTKIKSGT, from the coding sequence ATGAAAAGACTAATCCTGACCACAACCGCCACTCTGGCCCTTGGCGCACTCAGCGCTGCGGCAGAAGAGGTGCGGGTTTATAACTGGTCCGATTACATCGACGAAGAACTACTGGCGAAATTCGAAGAGGAAACCGGGATCGATCTGATCTACGATGTCTTCGACAGCAACGAAGTCCTCGAAACCAAACTGCTGGCTGGTGGCTCAGGTTATGACGTGGTTGTTCCGACCGGCTCGTTCATGGCCCGCCAGATCCAGGCAGGTGCGTTCCAGAAATTGGACGCATCACAGCTGCCCAATTCCGCAAACATGTGGGAACCGATCAAAGATCGCACCGCGCTATATGATCCCGGAAATGAATATTCAATCAACTACATGTGGGGCACAACTGGCCTGGGCATAAACACCGCAAAAGTTGCCGAAGCACTTGGTGATGACGCACCAACGGATTCTCTGGCATTGGTATTTGATCCAGCCAACATGGAAAAGCTGGCCTCATGCGGCGTTTATTTCCTCGATGCCCCGGATGAGATGATCCCGGCGGCGCTGAAATACATCGGCGAAGATCCAAACAGCATGGATCCTGAAGTCGTGGAAAAGGCAGAGCCCATTCTGGCGGCGGTCCGCCCTTATATCAAAAAGTTCCACAGCTCAGAGTACATCAACGCTTTGGCAAACGGTGACATCTGTGTGGCCTTCGGCTGGTCAGGTGACATTCTGCAAGCCCGTGACCGCGCGGCTGAGGCCGAGAACGGTGTAGAAATCGAATACAACGCCCCAAAAGAAGGCGCCCTGATGTGGTTCGACCAAATGACCATCCCGGTCGACGCACCAAACCCAGAAGGTGCGCATAAGTTCCTGAACTTCATCATGGACGCGCAAAACATGGCGGCGGCGTCCAACTATGTCTATTACGCCAACGGCAACTTGGCCTCGCAAGAGTTTCTGGTTGAAGACGTAATCGACGACACCGCGATCTACCCTGATGAAGAGACTGTAAAGAACCTCTACATCAAGGAATCCTATCCGCCAAAGGTTCAGCGTAAAGCGACCCGGATGTGGACAAAGATCAAATCAGGCACCTAA
- a CDS encoding ABC transporter ATP-binding protein, which produces MAEPRNNDAFVEFERVQKSYDGETLVVKDLNLALPKGEFLTMLGPSGSGKTTCLMMLAGFETATHGSIKLDGVSINNIPPHKRGIGMVFQNYALFPHMTIAENLSFPLEVRKIGKSEREAKVKRALEMVEMGAFGGRRPAQLSGGQQQRIALSRALVFEPELVLMDEPLGALDKQLREKMQFEITHLAHSLGITTVYVTHDQTEALTMSDRVAVFDDGRIQQLDPPDTLYEEPKNSFVAQFIGENNTLLGTVKELKGGQALVQLDDGELIDCKPVNVSAVGDRTRVSIRPERVEFNKDRLQEGAHTLKAEVLEFIYMGDIFRTRLRVAGNDEFIVKTRNAPDQVRLQPGEQIEIGWLPEDCRALDA; this is translated from the coding sequence TTGGCCGAGCCACGCAACAACGATGCGTTCGTTGAGTTTGAACGCGTTCAGAAAAGTTATGACGGCGAAACACTGGTCGTAAAGGATCTCAATCTCGCATTGCCCAAAGGTGAGTTTCTCACGATGCTTGGGCCCTCAGGATCTGGTAAAACCACTTGCCTGATGATGCTAGCTGGATTTGAGACGGCGACACACGGATCGATCAAACTGGACGGTGTATCGATCAACAACATCCCGCCGCATAAACGCGGAATTGGTATGGTGTTCCAGAACTACGCCCTGTTCCCACATATGACGATTGCTGAAAACCTGAGCTTCCCATTGGAAGTGCGCAAAATTGGCAAGTCGGAGCGTGAAGCCAAAGTGAAGCGCGCGCTGGAGATGGTTGAAATGGGGGCCTTTGGTGGCCGTCGGCCGGCACAGTTGTCAGGCGGTCAGCAGCAGCGGATCGCTTTGTCACGTGCACTGGTGTTTGAACCTGAGCTGGTTTTGATGGATGAACCGCTGGGCGCGCTTGATAAGCAGCTGCGCGAAAAAATGCAGTTCGAAATTACCCACCTGGCACACAGCCTTGGCATTACAACGGTTTACGTGACGCACGACCAGACTGAAGCGCTGACCATGTCAGACCGCGTTGCGGTGTTTGATGATGGCCGTATTCAGCAGCTGGATCCACCGGATACGCTGTATGAAGAGCCCAAAAACAGCTTCGTTGCGCAGTTTATTGGCGAAAACAACACGCTGTTGGGAACTGTTAAAGAGCTCAAGGGTGGTCAGGCGCTGGTTCAGTTGGATGATGGCGAACTTATCGATTGTAAGCCGGTGAATGTGAGCGCAGTTGGCGATCGCACCCGTGTGTCAATCCGGCCAGAGCGTGTTGAGTTTAACAAAGACCGCCTGCAAGAGGGCGCGCATACGCTGAAAGCGGAAGTGCTTGAGTTCATCTACATGGGCGACATCTTCCGCACACGTCTGCGGGTGGCTGGCAATGACGAATTTATCGTCAAGACACGGAACGCGCCGGATCAGGTGCGTTTGCAGCCGGGTGAGCAGATCGAGATCGGCTGGTTGCCGGAAGACTGCCGCGCACTAGATGCCTAA
- a CDS encoding extracellular solute-binding protein produces the protein MTLTKTLLTTTALTVAAGAVAAEEMTIVSWGGAYTKSQKNAYHDPYSEKSGVTIINDDSSAEAVAKLRAMDEAGNVTWDVVDVVAADALRLCDEGLAMEIDPDTMLAPAPDGTPASEDFGDLLVGDCFIPQIVYSTTFGYRTDLVGDTPPSKICDVFDTEAYPGKRSLEKRSINNVEWALLCDGVAKEDVYDVLATEEGQDRALAKLDTIKDDVVWWSAGADTPQLLADGEVVMGSTYNGRLFSVIEEQKQPVAMLWDAQVFDLDGWIIPAGLSDERKARALDYIMFATDTQRLADQAKWISYGPARKSSAPLVGKHADLGIDMAPHMPTDPNNAANTFLYNYEFWADYRDDIEAKFQAWLAQ, from the coding sequence ATGACACTGACCAAAACACTGCTTACAACGACAGCGCTGACTGTTGCAGCAGGCGCGGTTGCAGCTGAGGAAATGACCATCGTTTCCTGGGGTGGCGCTTATACTAAATCGCAAAAGAACGCATATCATGACCCGTATTCGGAAAAATCTGGGGTCACCATCATCAACGATGATAGCTCTGCCGAAGCGGTTGCAAAGCTGCGTGCGATGGACGAAGCGGGCAACGTGACATGGGACGTTGTGGACGTTGTTGCGGCTGACGCTTTGCGTCTGTGCGACGAAGGTCTGGCAATGGAAATCGACCCAGACACCATGTTGGCGCCTGCGCCGGATGGCACACCTGCGTCGGAAGACTTTGGCGACCTGCTGGTTGGCGATTGCTTCATTCCGCAGATCGTTTATTCGACCACATTTGGCTATCGCACTGACTTGGTAGGTGACACACCACCAAGCAAGATTTGTGACGTCTTCGATACCGAAGCTTATCCTGGTAAGCGTTCGCTGGAAAAACGTTCGATCAACAATGTCGAATGGGCACTGCTCTGTGATGGTGTTGCCAAGGAAGACGTTTATGACGTTCTGGCAACTGAGGAAGGTCAAGACCGAGCGTTGGCCAAACTGGACACCATCAAAGACGACGTTGTCTGGTGGTCTGCCGGTGCGGATACGCCACAGCTTTTGGCGGACGGCGAAGTTGTGATGGGTTCGACCTACAATGGTCGTCTGTTCAGCGTGATCGAAGAGCAAAAGCAACCTGTTGCGATGCTTTGGGACGCTCAGGTGTTTGACCTTGATGGTTGGATCATTCCTGCGGGTCTGAGCGATGAGCGCAAAGCGCGTGCTCTGGACTACATCATGTTCGCGACAGACACACAGCGTCTGGCCGACCAAGCGAAATGGATCTCTTATGGTCCGGCGCGTAAGTCTTCGGCACCACTGGTTGGCAAGCACGCTGATCTGGGTATCGACATGGCACCACACATGCCAACCGATCCAAACAATGCTGCGAACACGTTCCTCTATAACTACGAGTTCTGGGCGGACTATCGCGACGACATCGAAGCCAAGTTCCAAGCGTGGCTGGCACAATAA